A window from Vulpes vulpes isolate BD-2025 chromosome 9, VulVul3, whole genome shotgun sequence encodes these proteins:
- the RP1L1 gene encoding retinitis pigmentosa 1-like 1 protein: MNSTLRDAQAPSHRECLLPSVARNPSVTQITPAKKITFLKRGDPRFAGVRLAVDQRAFKSFGALMDELSQRVPLSFGVRSVTTPRGLHGLSALEQLEDGGCYLCSDKKPPKTPSRPGWPQGRSSSAQQSRDFESRCEAPGTSSSCKGPKAPRRIVLVKNGDPRFQQTVVLSHRNTRNLMAFLSKASDLLHFPVKQVYTTSGKKVDSLKGLLHSPSVLVCAGYESFKPLAVEDARRYGTETLSGQTSRNKSGGWGPKAKQSVIHSRSRSGSRPRQCSLLSERSGLSDAPGSLHCAQTGPAPDGHLQDVPAHPGPLVASDDVEKKVCMNEDGSLSVEMKVRFHLLGKDAVLWSRRVGRASALPAASEGVPVLGEVDSLHCVWEGCLGGSSEPGAQGLGPCGAGGCEEALGRSRWQPGSRYEIWMNPLYSTQGDGTDSRRRSRLTQHSHSRRPCSQRFTNRKRSSKDSVSPASSDRCPRDSEPNSSCCSRSPGSSMGSCDLQSASGAVSQRGAGWEGGGPSGTSESPGPQGAGQGSRERHSRLKAQTQGTAGALSDSSGSAGSHEESSERGEQPQGCPSKTRAVTTSRPKTTQREGLSPPTVSPLFLRDEDSQAEESGQGTRHSQAKDRSRMRWHLALRHSGSRDIAGSCSPPSAYASVPGRRRKQKGRASAMSLPSRGAQTGHPRQHHHPLHSPVPKKMPGPPSRARARPDGPAPHLSESSPSARNRASQDTGPSSSASLHSQDALITPVSNSECVSNFYPPYSLSAETEGDPKLRASSPAPTPPNTSDSLGNQADGLDKKPGGDIPKPSWPLDPPGGQPEGGVPGAHRGCSCSPISTSMFHGTPSDETHAPQTSQPLGSQGVFSEVCLECSRYCPTPPRTWPFVKKHASCSSSSSADCGPGRGELGEGKLDVWRPQPPGCQPGAVGKAVKASRRGSSSCGPRSGRVFQRKVAGGGKSLEEEEKDGRKMLGALPRASPDTVVREWLSNIPEEPIPMKCEMVGDSTDVAGDDPEDPKEDPVGRHSPECLGEPTQVRQLLHEGAASEKAEPDGALPVPGDAHSKSGEGLPCSGVSQDPREAGSGKGMAVDRGVGQCVLPHKLSASIQVMKALMGSKQGRPSSLPEVSSAVGRRLSRSAQALITCLAGLHFFDEDLGSPTGQVRFIDSPRYQELLSIFQALWPGCGLRRGEGNSGLWELGRCQALPGLRSHVMTEDLTPTSSSGVDVGSGSGGSGEGSGPCAMDCAMVPERITLPLKIPSPRQDSRTSENGEDPGNQEPSGSTDSSNSQAWACATRKDEAERNSGQQVLGSNLDPVVDNTVQEEEVQVEKKVREEKEIAELQGEGVPGFPEEETVMGQELSEANSQAGEGAPEDKSVQEEEVGDPASPTLCPPGRKEKPTEPPRSLSEGHPDASETESDPKVEPGLEKLPKAAETCHEQSQVKCTQGPGEKSSSAVRRVSLDPDPLWVSRLLKKMEKAFMAHLASATAELRARWSLQNNILLDQMVAELHQDLGRRLEESIEKELRKVQSRAGGKMQGPAREGLRWEMSLQTEQRRRRLQDLRRLSAFSRQARSQGPLALPTEDMPTLSGALGAWQVGEAEEEEFCPCEACMRKKVIPTSPKDTMEASRAPIKKAFDLQHILQKKKGGCTSGEAKEAAPEKRGMEPFQGDPLGTGTVQESDRGLELGLDQDSGTEEGGEGESSQTLGREGDPRVGEGEASVQKREGSTGGPGSIPEGAGGEELSSGGKEENTEEGSGAEGSLEGEDSGGGNRSPGDQNDGDKSEEIQEAEGEGQPESGGGRGEGEEEKEGSPQVDWGQGQPGETSGNSSSDPEGKPALPPTTGADSPCQRAGWKAGLASSSVASLGNCSQLSQKGSEEKPLNGDMRSIEEESEETPGPERTGTGMDPESSTSEKEGGPSGPRTPEQAGKASGLEAEKVVKTLAFTEMGFQNLPVDRTDGFGQDDLDF; this comes from the exons ATGAACAGCACCTTGAGAGATGCCCAGGCCCCGAGCCACCGTGAGTGCCTCCTGCCTTCTGTGGCCCGGAACCCCTCTGTCACGCAGATCACGCCAGCCAAGAAGATAACCTTCCTCAAGCGAGGGGATCCCCGGTTTGCTGGGGTTCGCTTGGCTGTTGACCAGCGCGCTTTCAAGAGCTTTGGTGCTCTGATGGACGAGCTCTCTCAGCGCGTGCCTCTCTCCTTTGGGGTGCGCTCTGTCACTACGCCCCGGGGCCTGCATGGCCTCAGTGCCCTGGAACAGCTGGAGGATGGTGGCTGCTACCTCTGCTCTGATAAGAAGCCCCCCAAAACACCCAGTAGGCCAGGATGGCCACAGGGAAGAAGTTCATCCGCTCAGCAATCAAGAGATTTTGAAAGTCGGTGTGAGGCACCAGGAACATCCTCTTCCTGCAAGGGTCCTAAGGCCCCAAGGAGGATAGTGCTGGTTAAGAATGGTGACCCTAGATTCCAGCagacagtggttctcagccaTAGAAATACAAGGAACCTGATGGCCTTTCTCAGCAAAGCTTCAGATCTTTTGCATTTTCCTGTGAAGCAGGTGTACACAACGAGTGGGAAAAAG GTGGACTCTCTGAAGGGTCTGCTCCACAGCCCCTCAGTGCTAGTATGTGCTGGTTATGAGTCTTTCAAACCACTGGCAGTGGAAGATGCCAGAAGATATGGGACTGAAACTTTATCTGGGCAGACTTCAAGAAACAAAAGTG GAGGCTGGGGGCCAAAGGCCAAGCAGAGTGTGATCCATTCAAGGTCCAGGTCGGGCAGCCGGCCACGGCAGTGCTCCTTGCTGTCAGAGAGGTCTGGTCTCAGCGACGCCCCGGGATCCCTGCATTGCGCCCAGACGGGCCCTGCTCCTGACGGACACCTTCAGGACGTGCCTGCCCACCCTGGCCCATTGGTGGCCAGTGACGATGTTGAGAAGAAGGTCTGCATGAATGAGGATGGCAGCCTATCTGTAGAGATGAAAGTCCGCTTCCACCTACTTGGCAAGGATGCAGTCCTATGgtccaggagggtggggagggccagTGCCCTGCCGGCAGCCAGTGAGGGGGTCcctgtcctgggggaggtggACTCCCTCCACTGTGTGTGGGAGGGCTGCCTTGGGGGCTCCTCAGAGCCTGGGGCACAGGGACTGGGGCCCTGTGGGGCAGGAGGATGTGAGGAAGCCTTGGGCCGAAGCCGGTGGCAGCCAGGGTCCAGGTATGAAATCTGGATGAACCCCCTGTACTCTACCCAGGGAGATGGGACAGACTCTCGGAGGAGATCCAGGCTGACCCAACACTCCCATTCCCGGAGGCCCTGTAGCCAAAGGTTCACCAACAGGAAAAGAAGCAGCAAGGACAGTGTCAGCCCTGCCTCTAGTGACAGATGCCCCAGAGACTCTGAGCCAAACTCCTCATGCTGCTCCAGGTCTCCGGGGAGCAGCATGGGCAGCTGTGACCTACAGTCAGCCTCTGGGGCTGTCTCTCAGAGAGGAgcagggtgggaagggggtggCCCATCCGGGACGAGTGAGAGCCCAGGTCcacagggagcagggcagggcagcagggagcgCCACAGCCGCCTGAAGGCCCAGACCCAAGGCACAGCTGGTGCTCTTTCTGACTCTTCAGGGAGTGCTGGGTCTCATGAGGAGTCTAGTGAAAGGGGTGAGCAACCCCAGGGCTGCCCGAGCAAGACAAGGGCTGTGACTACTTCCCGGCCAAAGACCACCCAGAGGGAAGGTCTCAGTCCTCCCACAGTGAGTCCCTTGTTTTTGAGGGATGAGGACTCACAGGCAGAGGAGAGTGGACAGGGTACCAGGCACTCCCAGGCTAAGGATAGGTCTAGGATGAGATGGCACCTGGCTCTACGTCATTCTGGCTCTAGGGACATTGCAGGAAGCTGTTCTCcaccttctgcctatgcctcagTCCCAGGcaggagaagaaagcagaaggGCAGAGCCAGTGCTATGTCCTTACCCAGCCGAGGGGCTCAGACAGGCCACCCCAGGCAGCATCACCACCCACTTCACTCACCTGTGCCCAAGAAAATGCCTGGACCTCCCAGCAGAGCCAGGGCCCGCCCAGATGGCCCAGCACCACACCTTTCTGAAAGCTCACCTAGTGCCAGGAACCGGGCCTCCCAGGACACAGGGccatcctcctctgcctctcttcattCCCAGGATGCTCTCATTACCCCTGTGAGCAATTCTGAATGTGTTTCCAATTTCTACCCCCCATATTCCCTCTCTGCTGAGACTGAAGGGGACCCTAAACTCAGGGCAAGCTCACCAGCTCCCACACCTCCCAACACATCAGACTCTTTGGGCAACCAAGCTGATGGGCTGGACAAAAAGCCAGGGGGTGACATTCCCAAGCCTTCCTGGCCTTTAGATCCGCCAGGTGGACAGCCTGAGGGAGGGGTGCCAGGAGCCCACCGAGGCTGCAGCTGCTCACCCATCAGCACATCCATGTTCCACGGGACCCCCAGTGATGAGACTCATGCCCCGCAGACCTCCCAGCCATTAGGCAGCCAGGGAGTCTTCTCTGAGGTCTGCTTAGAATGCAGCAGATACTGTCCCACTCCCCCAAGGACATGGCCTTTTGTCAAGAAACACGCTTCTTGCAGCAGCAGCTCCAGTGCTGACTGCGGGCCAGGtcggggggagctgggggagggaaaACTTGATGTGTGGCGCCCACAGCCCCCTGGCTGTCAGCCAGGGGCCGTGGGGAAAGCAGTCAAAGCCTCGAGAAGGGGCAGCTCCAGCTGTGGTCCCAGGTCTGGGAGAGTATTCCAGAGGAAAGTTGCTGGTGGAGGGAAAagcctggaggaggaagagaaagatggcAGAAAGATGCTGGGTGCTCTGCCCCGAGCCTCACCAGACACTGTGGTCCGTGAATGGTTGAGCAACATCCCAGAGGAGCCCATACCCATGAAATGTGAAATGGTGGGTGACAGCACAGATGTGGCAGGGGATGACCCAGAAGACCCCAAGGAGGATCCCGTTGGCCGACATTCCCCAGAATGTCTAGGGGAGCCAACCCAGGTCAGACAACTGTTGCACGAAGGTGCTGCCAGTGAGAAAGCAGAACCAGATGGAGCCCTCCCAGTGCCTGGTGATGCTCATTCCAAGTCAGGAGAAGGTCTTCCTTGTAGCGGAGTTTCACAAGACCCCAGGGAGGCTGGATCAGGCAAAGGGATGGCTGTGGACCGTGGTGTGGGCCAGTGCGTGCTTCCCCACAAGCTCTCTGCCTCCATACAGGTCATGAAGGCACTGATGGGCTCCAAGCAGGGCCGGCCCAGCAGCCTCCCTGAAGTGTCCAGTGCAGTGGGCAGGAGGCTCAGCCGATCTGCCCAGGCCCTTATCACCTGTCTTGCTGGGCTCCACTTCTTTGATGAAGACCTTGGGTCTCCCACTGGCCAAGTGAGGTTTATAGACTCTCCTCGGTACCAGGAGCTCTTGAGCATCTTCCAGGCTCTGTGGCCAGGGTGTGGACTCAGGCGAGGTGAGGGGAACTCAGGCCTCTGGGAGCTGGGCCGGTGCCAGGCTCTGCCAGGCCTCAGGTCCCACGTCATGACTGAGGACCTCACACCAACGTCCTCATCTGGTGTGGATGTCGGCAGTGGCTCTGGAGGCTCAGGGGAGGGCAGTGGACCCTGTGCTATGGACTGTGCCATGGTCCCTGAGAGGATAACACTGCCCTTGAAGATCCCCTCCCCGAGACAAGATTCTAGAACCTCTGAGAATGGAGAGGATCCGGGAAACCAAGAGCCAAGTGGTTCCACAGACTCTTCAAACTCCCAAGCATGGGCTTGTGCCACCAGAAAAGATGAGGCAGAAAGAAACAGTGGACAGCAGGTGCTAGGCAGCAACCTGGACCCAGTAGTTGACAACACAGTGCAAGAAGAGGAGGTACAAGTAGAGAAGaaagtcagagaagaaaaagaaatagcagaaCTGCAAGGAGAGGGTGTCCCAGGAtttccagaagaggaaacagtcATGGGACAAGAATTGTCAGAGGCCAACTCTCAGGCTGGGGAAGGTGCACCAGAAGATAAGAGTGTGCAGGAAGAGGAAGTAGGAGACCCTGCCTCCCCCACACTTTGCCCtccagggaggaaagagaaacccACAGAGCCCCCTAGGAGCCTCAGTGAGGGGCATCCAGATGCCAGTGAAACTGAGAGTGACCCCAAAGTCGAGCCTGGTTTGGAGAAGCTGCCCAAAGCAGCTGAGACATGCCATGAGCAAAGCCAGGTGAAATgcacccaggggcctggggagaaGAGCTCTTCTGCGGTCCGCAGGGTGTCTCTGGACCCCGACCCCCTCTGGGTGTCCAGGTTGCTGAAGAAGATGGAGAAGGCCTTCATGGCCCACCTTGCCAGCGCCACGGCTGAGCTCCGAGCCCGCTGGAGCCTGCAGAACAATATCCTGCTGGACCAGATGGTAGCAGAGTTGCATCAAGACCTGGGCCGGCGGCTCGAAGAGAGCATCGAGAAAGAGCTCCGGAAGGTCCAGAGCCGGGCAGGGGGCAAGATGCAGGGGCCGGCCAGGGAGGGCCTCAGGTGGGAGATGTCCCTGCAGACAGAGCAGCGCAGGCGCCGCCTCCAGGACCTGCGCCGCCTCTCGGCCTTCTCCAGGCAGGCTCGAAGCCAGGGGCCGCTGGCCCTCCCCACAGAGGATATGCCAACCCTCAGTGGAGCCCTGGGGGCCTGGCAGGttggggaggctgaggaggaggagttTTGTCCCTGTGAGGCCTGCATGAGGAAGAAAGTGATCCCCACGTCCCCAAAGGACACAATGGAGGCATCCAGGGCACCCATCAAAAAGGCCTTCGACCTGCAGCACATTCTACAGAAGAAGAAAGGGGGATGCACTAGTGGGGAGGCCAAAGAGGCAGCTCCTGAGAAGAGAGGGATGGAGCCGTTTCAGGGGGACCCCTTGGGGACAGGGACTGTCCAGGAGTCTGATAGAGGCCTGGAGCTGGGGTTAGACCAGGACTCTGGGACAGaggaggggggtgagggtgagagcAGTCAGACCCTCGGCAGAGAGGGAGACCCCCgagtgggagagggggaggcatctgttcagaagagagaagggagcacAGGTGGGCCAGGCAGCATCCCagagggagcaggtggggaggagctgagctctggggggaaggaagaaaacacagaggagggctctggggctgaaggcagtttGGAAGGTGAAGACTCAGGAGGAGGTAACCGAAGCCCAGGAGATCAGAACGATGGTGACAAAAGTGAAGAGATCCAGGAAGCTGAAGGCGAGGGGCAGCCAGAgtcaggaggaggaaggggagaaggagaagaggagaaagaaggtagCCCTCAGGTCGACTGGGGCCAGGGCCAGCCAGGTGAGACTTCTGGAAACAGCAGCTCAGACCCAGAGGGGAAGCCAGCGCTGCCCCCTACCACAGGTGCAGACAGCCCCTGCCAAAGGGCAGGCTGGAAAGCAGGCCTTGCCTCCTCCAGCGTGGCATCGCTGGGAAACTGCTCTCAGCTCTCCCAGAAAGGTTCGGAAGAAAAGCCCTTGAATGGAGACATGAGGAGCATCGAAGAGGAGTCCGAGGAAACCCCTGGTCCAGAGAGAACAGGCACAGGCATGGATCCAGAAAGCTCCACCTCTGAAAAAGAAGGGGGCCCCTCGGGCCCGAGGACTCCAGAGCAGGCAGGCAAGGCCTCCGGCCTAGAAGCTGAGAAGGTAGTTAAAACTCTTGCTTTCACAGAAATGGGGTTTCAAAACCTCCCCGTGGACCGGACAGATGGCTTTGGCCAAGATGACTTAGATTTCTAG